One genomic region from SAR92 clade bacterium H455 encodes:
- the tatC gene encoding twin-arginine translocase subunit TatC — protein MSEEPLESQPFMAHLIEFRDRMLRAMASVALIFIGLFSFSNELYLYVSEPLRQYLPESSSMIATDVTSPFLTPFKLTLVLSLFAAMPYVLYQVWAFVAPGLYKREKKIVIPLFCSSVILFYAGMAFAYYVVFPLVFMFFTSVGPEGISIMTDIRSYLDFVLKLFFAFGISFEIPIAVIILSWMGAVDPENLAKKRPYVFILCFVFGMLLTPPDILSQTLLAIPMWLLFEIGIMFGRLVKPKSEAS, from the coding sequence ATGAGTGAAGAGCCCTTAGAAAGCCAACCTTTTATGGCCCACCTAATTGAGTTCAGAGACCGTATGCTGCGCGCCATGGCCTCTGTGGCACTGATTTTTATCGGCCTGTTTTCTTTCAGTAACGAACTCTATCTCTACGTCTCCGAGCCGCTGCGCCAATATCTGCCCGAATCATCAAGCATGATCGCCACCGACGTCACCTCGCCCTTTTTGACGCCATTTAAATTAACTCTGGTGCTGTCGCTATTTGCCGCTATGCCCTATGTACTCTACCAAGTCTGGGCCTTTGTGGCACCGGGACTCTACAAGCGCGAAAAGAAAATCGTCATCCCCCTCTTCTGCTCCAGCGTAATTTTGTTTTACGCTGGCATGGCTTTCGCCTACTACGTGGTATTCCCTCTGGTGTTTATGTTTTTTACCAGCGTCGGCCCCGAAGGCATTTCCATCATGACCGATATCCGCAGCTATTTAGACTTTGTATTAAAGCTGTTTTTTGCGTTTGGTATCAGTTTTGAAATTCCTATCGCCGTAATTATTCTCTCTTGGATGGGCGCTGTGGATCCAGAGAATCTAGCCAAGAAGCGGCCCTATGTTTTTATCCTCTGCTTTGTCTTTGGCATGTTGTTAACGCCGCCCGATATACTCTCCCAAACCCTGCTCGCCATACCTATGTGGCTACTGTTTGAAATCGGGATTATGTTTGGTCGACTGGTAAAACCCAAGTCAGAAGCAAGCTAA
- the tatB gene encoding Sec-independent protein translocase protein TatB, with the protein MFDIGFSELLVIATVALIVMGPERLPQTVRSISLWVGRLKQMVASARKDFEQEVGMDDIRQQLHNEKIMRDLSQTKQDLQQTLDATALEAASIEETIKSPLDAMTALDKKPSETKPDSTKTAADE; encoded by the coding sequence ATGTTTGATATAGGCTTCTCCGAACTGCTGGTAATCGCCACTGTCGCTCTGATAGTGATGGGTCCCGAACGCCTGCCACAAACAGTTCGCAGCATCAGCCTATGGGTCGGCCGCCTCAAGCAGATGGTCGCCTCAGCACGGAAAGATTTCGAACAGGAAGTGGGTATGGACGATATTCGTCAACAGCTGCACAATGAAAAGATCATGCGCGACCTCAGCCAGACTAAACAAGACCTGCAACAAACTCTGGACGCTACCGCTCTCGAAGCCGCCTCCATAGAAGAAACCATCAAGAGCCCTCTAGACGCCATGACTGCTCTGGATAAAAAGCCGTCAGAGACCAAACCCGACTCAACTAAGACTGCAGCCGATGAGTGA
- a CDS encoding Sec-independent protein translocase subunit TatA, whose product MGFGWQELLIILVIVALIFGTKKLRGIGSDLGGAVKGFKDSISTDGADEDKPVGDDANVKKESAETESAEKETDKSQG is encoded by the coding sequence ATGGGTTTTGGATGGCAGGAACTGCTGATTATTTTGGTTATTGTGGCGCTGATTTTTGGCACTAAGAAATTGCGTGGCATTGGCTCAGATTTGGGTGGCGCGGTGAAAGGGTTTAAAGATTCTATAAGCACTGATGGTGCTGATGAAGATAAGCCTGTTGGCGATGACGCTAATGTTAAGAAAGAGAGTGCCGAGACAGAGAGCGCTGAGAAAGAGACTGATAAGTCGCAGGGTTGA
- a CDS encoding phosphoribosyl-ATP diphosphatase codes for MTNRQSSGDVLAQLCAVLEARKAASAEDSYVASLHSSGLNKILEKVGEESIETILAARDAQDSGDNTKLIYETADLWFHSLVMLSHLGEDAQAVLTELERRFDLSGLEEKAARD; via the coding sequence ATGACCAATAGGCAATCGAGCGGCGATGTGTTGGCACAGCTCTGCGCTGTATTAGAAGCGCGTAAAGCGGCTTCAGCTGAGGACTCTTATGTGGCCAGTCTGCACAGTAGTGGTCTGAATAAGATTCTTGAGAAGGTTGGCGAAGAGAGTATTGAGACTATCCTGGCGGCGCGAGACGCGCAGGATAGTGGCGATAATACTAAGCTTATCTATGAGACGGCGGACCTTTGGTTCCACAGTTTGGTTATGCTGTCGCACCTTGGTGAAGATGCCCAGGCTGTACTGACAGAGCTTGAGCGGCGCTTTGATCTCTCTGGTCTTGAAGAGAAAGCGGCGCGGGACTAA
- the hisI gene encoding phosphoribosyl-AMP cyclohydrolase — MSFLDDISWNSDGLVPAIAQDAVTGRVLMVAWMNAEAIQLSVDESRAVYWSRSRKKLWRKGEESGHVQQIKELRLDCDSDVIVMQIEQLGGIACHTGRESCFYRVFENGEWKTVDAVIKDPKDIYK; from the coding sequence ATGAGTTTTCTCGACGACATAAGCTGGAACAGTGATGGATTAGTTCCCGCTATTGCCCAAGATGCGGTAACTGGCCGTGTGCTGATGGTCGCCTGGATGAATGCCGAAGCCATCCAATTGAGCGTCGATGAGAGTCGTGCGGTCTATTGGTCGCGATCAAGAAAGAAGCTCTGGCGCAAAGGTGAAGAGTCAGGTCATGTGCAGCAAATTAAAGAGCTGCGCCTGGACTGCGATAGCGATGTAATTGTGATGCAGATCGAACAGCTCGGTGGCATTGCCTGCCATACAGGCCGCGAATCTTGCTTTTACCGAGTGTTTGAGAACGGTGAATGGAAAACCGTAGACGCTGTAATCAAAGATCCAAAGGATATTTACAAATGA
- the ubiB gene encoding ubiquinone biosynthesis regulatory protein kinase UbiB, with translation MIRLRRLAAIAQVVFKYRLDTLLDKSKTPLPLRLLLSPAVLWGKPKASRGERLRKVLESLGPIFVKFGQLLSTRPDLVPADICSELAQLQDNVAPFDSDKFRQIVEAALGDSVDEIFLSFDKEPLASASVAQVHAAVLKDGSDVVVKAVRPNIAETIGKDIALMYSLARLLAKYSQDGRRLRPVEVVADYEQVIYDELNLQAEGANASLLRHNFDGSPLLYVPKVNWDYSNEKVLVMERIYGTPVTNITDLQEAGVDFKLLAERGVEIFFTQVFEHNFFHADMHPGNIFVDTSNPKKPSYIGIDCAIMGSLSKEDQYYMARNLIAIFQRDYRKVAELHIRSGWVPKTTPVNEFTGAIRAVCEPIFQRPLNEISLGHMLISLFTTARRFDMEVQPSLVLLQKTLLNIEGLGRQLYPQLDLWTTAKPFLDRWLKQRYSPKSLFKQFKQLVPDWLEQLPEIPPLIYSALKGAQQTAEYSAQTTVITTPGPVAKQPLRRLIPWLSAAAVGVGFGLAVASWTESLAQVPVTSLTLVGVGLLVLLLR, from the coding sequence TTGATTCGCTTGCGTCGTCTGGCTGCGATTGCCCAAGTTGTTTTTAAATACCGCCTCGATACCTTGCTCGACAAAAGTAAGACGCCATTGCCACTGCGTCTGCTGCTGTCCCCTGCCGTTCTCTGGGGCAAACCGAAAGCCAGCCGCGGTGAACGCCTGCGCAAAGTACTGGAAAGCCTGGGTCCAATATTCGTTAAATTTGGCCAGCTGCTGTCCACTAGACCGGATCTAGTGCCAGCAGATATCTGTTCAGAACTGGCCCAGCTGCAAGACAATGTCGCGCCCTTTGACTCAGACAAGTTTCGTCAGATTGTCGAAGCCGCTTTGGGGGACTCAGTTGATGAAATATTCCTCAGCTTTGACAAAGAACCTCTAGCCTCGGCTTCGGTGGCTCAGGTTCATGCCGCTGTGCTAAAAGATGGCAGCGATGTGGTGGTTAAAGCGGTGCGCCCGAATATTGCGGAAACCATCGGCAAAGATATAGCCTTGATGTACAGCCTGGCGCGACTACTGGCCAAATACAGCCAGGATGGCCGTCGTCTGCGTCCGGTGGAGGTAGTGGCGGACTATGAGCAGGTTATCTATGACGAGCTCAATTTGCAGGCCGAAGGCGCCAATGCGTCACTGCTGAGACATAACTTTGACGGTTCGCCGCTGCTCTATGTGCCTAAAGTCAACTGGGACTACTCCAATGAGAAAGTTCTGGTTATGGAGCGGATTTACGGCACGCCTGTGACCAACATTACCGACTTACAAGAAGCAGGGGTCGACTTTAAACTGCTCGCCGAGCGGGGAGTTGAAATCTTCTTCACTCAGGTGTTTGAACACAACTTCTTCCATGCGGATATGCACCCAGGCAATATCTTTGTGGATACGAGCAATCCGAAAAAGCCCTCTTATATTGGCATCGACTGCGCGATCATGGGCTCTCTGAGCAAAGAAGATCAGTATTATATGGCGCGCAATCTGATCGCCATTTTCCAGCGCGACTACCGCAAGGTTGCAGAGCTACACATTCGCTCTGGCTGGGTGCCTAAAACTACGCCAGTAAATGAGTTTACCGGTGCTATTCGCGCGGTCTGTGAACCTATTTTTCAACGCCCGCTGAATGAAATATCCCTTGGTCATATGCTCATCAGCCTGTTTACCACGGCGCGGCGCTTTGATATGGAAGTACAGCCGTCATTGGTGCTGTTGCAAAAGACGCTATTGAATATTGAAGGACTGGGGCGTCAGCTCTACCCGCAGCTGGATCTCTGGACTACCGCCAAGCCATTTTTGGATCGCTGGTTAAAGCAGCGCTACTCTCCCAAGAGCCTGTTCAAACAATTTAAGCAGCTGGTGCCCGACTGGTTGGAGCAGCTGCCGGAGATTCCACCGTTGATTTATTCGGCGCTTAAGGGCGCTCAGCAGACAGCCGAGTATTCCGCACAGACTACTGTGATAACCACACCAGGGCCTGTAGCTAAACAGCCACTGCGCCGATTGATCCCCTGGCTCAGTGCTGCAGCTGTAGGCGTGGGTTTTGGCTTAGCCGTTGCCAGCTGGACTGAGTCACTGGCGCAGGTGCCTGTGACTAGTCTGACATTGGTTGGCGTTGGCTTGCTGGTGCTGTTACTGCGCTAG
- a CDS encoding SCP2 sterol-binding domain-containing protein, with translation MFFSALQSGAFEAAESLINGALKYDPATLRKMGELEGKVLLIESTMPPLKLAMETNSQGIMLHSNWQDKADTTVTGSLVSIAGLAVNSASQASFSGSGVNVSGDLNLLLKINTLMTELYVDWEAILAAFMGDIPAHLMAEKLRKSATLAKDAGQRAKSAAAEVAKEELRVTPTFPEFKDFSQQVRELSSGVERAAARINKSRQILSDIVADQNRQATSPTEPSPKQKGSNS, from the coding sequence GTGTTTTTCTCGGCACTGCAGTCTGGCGCATTTGAAGCGGCGGAATCGCTGATCAATGGCGCACTGAAGTATGACCCGGCGACCTTGCGTAAGATGGGCGAGTTGGAAGGTAAGGTACTGCTTATCGAGAGCACCATGCCACCCCTCAAGCTGGCCATGGAAACCAATAGCCAGGGCATTATGTTGCACAGCAACTGGCAGGATAAAGCCGACACCACAGTCACTGGCTCTCTGGTTTCCATTGCCGGTCTAGCGGTTAACTCAGCCTCTCAGGCATCCTTTTCTGGAAGCGGTGTTAATGTATCAGGTGACCTTAACTTATTATTAAAAATCAATACGTTAATGACTGAACTTTATGTAGATTGGGAGGCTATTCTGGCTGCTTTTATGGGCGATATTCCTGCGCATTTGATGGCTGAAAAGCTACGCAAATCCGCCACTCTGGCGAAGGACGCAGGCCAGCGAGCCAAGTCTGCTGCAGCGGAAGTGGCTAAAGAAGAACTGCGGGTCACTCCCACTTTTCCTGAGTTTAAGGACTTCTCACAACAGGTGCGGGAACTCTCCAGCGGCGTCGAACGGGCTGCGGCACGAATCAATAAGAGTCGTCAAATTCTCAGTGACATTGTGGCTGATCAAAACAGGCAGGCAACATCGCCGACCGAACCCTCACCAAAACAAAAGGGGTCCAACTCTTGA
- the ubiE gene encoding bifunctional demethylmenaquinone methyltransferase/2-methoxy-6-polyprenyl-1,4-benzoquinol methylase UbiE — protein sequence MSDKTTHFGFQTVNSEEKAGKVAEVFHSVASSYDLMNDLMSAGIHRLWKRVTIEMSGVRRGHKVLDIAGGTGDLAAKFSRIVGSDGLVVLADINDSMLKVGRDRLLDRGIANNIQFAQANAQYLPFPDNTFDVITIAFGLRNVTDKEMALRSMHRVLKPGGKLLVLEFSKPPNTLLSKIYDSYSFNILPKLGKLFASDADSYQYLAESIRMHPDQEALMAMVEKAGFSNCDYHNMTGGIVALHRGVKA from the coding sequence ATGTCTGACAAAACCACCCACTTTGGTTTCCAAACCGTTAATAGCGAGGAAAAGGCCGGCAAAGTTGCCGAAGTCTTTCACTCCGTCGCCTCCAGCTATGACCTGATGAATGACCTGATGTCCGCAGGCATCCATCGTCTGTGGAAGCGCGTCACCATCGAGATGTCTGGCGTGCGCCGTGGCCACAAGGTATTGGATATAGCCGGCGGCACCGGTGATCTGGCGGCCAAATTTTCCCGCATAGTCGGCAGTGATGGGCTAGTGGTCCTGGCGGATATCAATGACTCCATGCTTAAAGTCGGCCGTGACCGCCTGCTGGATCGCGGCATCGCCAACAATATTCAATTCGCTCAGGCCAACGCCCAGTATCTGCCCTTCCCGGACAATACCTTCGATGTGATTACCATCGCCTTTGGCCTGCGCAATGTCACCGATAAAGAGATGGCTCTGCGCTCCATGCATCGGGTACTTAAGCCCGGTGGCAAGCTGCTGGTGCTGGAATTTTCCAAACCACCGAACACATTGCTGTCGAAGATCTACGACAGCTACTCATTTAATATTCTGCCCAAACTCGGCAAGCTCTTTGCCAGTGATGCAGACAGCTACCAATATCTCGCTGAGTCGATTCGCATGCATCCAGATCAGGAAGCCCTGATGGCGATGGTGGAAAAAGCCGGTTTTAGTAACTGCGACTACCACAATATGACCGGCGGCATTGTCGCTCTGCATCGCGGGGTTAAGGCCTAG
- a CDS encoding DUF971 domain-containing protein — protein MKISPGLFSNMSHDLSSTVPRRLSVNQAKDCLTIDYAGDVRHPLPAEYLRVHSPSAEVRGHGKGQEVLQFGKRLVCIDSISKSGNYAIQIFFSDGHDSGIFTWDYLYDLGANYDSRWATYLECLNQAGQSRDPDTQIVKLVQASD, from the coding sequence ATGAAGATCTCACCCGGTTTATTCTCTAATATGAGCCACGACCTGAGCAGCACAGTGCCCCGGCGTCTTTCAGTCAATCAAGCCAAAGATTGCCTGACTATCGACTATGCCGGGGACGTCCGCCACCCATTGCCAGCAGAGTATCTGAGGGTGCACTCCCCCAGCGCCGAAGTGCGCGGCCATGGCAAGGGCCAGGAAGTGCTGCAATTTGGCAAGCGACTGGTATGCATAGATTCGATTAGCAAATCCGGCAACTACGCCATCCAGATCTTCTTTAGTGATGGTCATGACTCGGGGATTTTCACCTGGGATTATCTCTATGATCTCGGCGCCAACTACGACAGCCGCTGGGCGACCTATTTGGAGTGCCTAAACCAAGCCGGCCAAAGTCGGGATCCGGATACTCAGATCGTTAAACTAGTACAGGCTAGCGATTAA
- the hslU gene encoding ATP-dependent protease ATPase subunit HslU: MSQMTPREIVHELNRHIIGQDDAKRSVAIALRNRWRRAQLDDEMRNEVTPKNILMIGPTGVGKTEIARRLARLANAPFVKVEATKFTEVGYVGKDVESIIRDLVETSVKQVREQEIKKVEQRAEDSAEERILDVLLPPARSTDGQSEQSSSTRQIFRKKLREGALNDKEIEIELSQTAAGVEIMAPPGMEEMTSQLQNMFSSMGKGKTVTRKLTVAEALKSLKEEEAAKLINEEEIKAAAVSAAEQNGIVFLDEIDKVCRRGEASGADVSREGVQRDLLPLIEGSTVSTKYGMIKTDHILFIASGAFHLAKPSDLIPELQGRLPIRVELNSLKINDFERILTEPKASLTKQYRELMATEGVAITFTEDGVRRIAEIAFDVNEGTENIGARRLHTIMERLLEEISYDASDLGAKGETFSIDKAFVDKQLGELAANEDLTRFIL; the protein is encoded by the coding sequence ATGTCTCAAATGACCCCCCGCGAAATCGTCCACGAACTCAACCGCCATATTATTGGTCAAGATGACGCCAAGCGCTCAGTGGCCATCGCCCTGCGCAACCGCTGGCGCCGCGCCCAGTTGGACGACGAAATGCGCAACGAAGTGACACCAAAAAACATTCTGATGATCGGCCCCACCGGCGTCGGTAAAACCGAAATTGCACGACGTCTGGCGCGTCTCGCCAACGCCCCCTTTGTGAAGGTGGAAGCGACCAAATTTACCGAAGTGGGTTACGTGGGCAAAGACGTTGAATCGATTATTCGCGATCTAGTGGAAACCTCGGTTAAACAGGTGCGCGAGCAAGAGATCAAAAAGGTTGAGCAGCGCGCCGAGGACTCCGCCGAAGAGCGTATTCTCGATGTTCTGCTGCCGCCAGCACGGAGCACCGATGGTCAGTCAGAGCAGAGCAGCTCGACGCGACAGATCTTCCGCAAGAAACTTCGCGAAGGTGCCCTCAACGACAAAGAGATTGAAATAGAACTCAGCCAAACCGCCGCCGGTGTCGAAATCATGGCTCCCCCTGGCATGGAAGAGATGACCTCGCAGCTGCAAAATATGTTTAGCAGCATGGGTAAAGGCAAGACCGTTACGCGCAAGCTCACAGTCGCCGAAGCTCTAAAGAGCCTCAAAGAAGAGGAAGCCGCCAAGCTGATCAATGAAGAAGAGATCAAAGCTGCGGCGGTTAGCGCAGCAGAGCAGAATGGTATAGTTTTTCTCGATGAAATCGACAAAGTCTGTCGTCGTGGCGAAGCCAGTGGTGCCGATGTCTCACGGGAAGGTGTGCAGCGTGATCTGTTGCCGCTGATAGAAGGCAGCACAGTCTCCACCAAATACGGCATGATCAAAACCGACCATATACTGTTTATTGCCTCCGGTGCCTTTCATTTGGCCAAGCCATCCGATCTAATTCCTGAACTCCAGGGTCGACTGCCGATTCGAGTGGAGCTGAACTCATTAAAAATCAATGACTTCGAGCGTATTCTTACCGAACCCAAAGCCTCACTCACCAAGCAATACCGTGAGCTGATGGCCACTGAAGGCGTAGCAATCACCTTTACTGAAGATGGCGTGCGGCGCATTGCCGAGATCGCCTTTGACGTCAATGAAGGCACAGAGAATATTGGTGCGCGACGTCTGCACACCATTATGGAGCGACTGCTGGAAGAAATTTCCTATGACGCATCTGACCTGGGTGCCAAAGGCGAAACCTTCTCTATCGACAAAGCCTTTGTCGACAAGCAGCTCGGTGAGCTGGCCGCCAATGAAGATCTCACCCGGTTTATTCTCTAA
- the hslV gene encoding ATP-dependent protease subunit HslV encodes MEQYRGTTILSVRRNGKVVIGGDGQVSLGNTIMKGNARKVRRLYNDKVIAGFAGGTADAFTLFERFEAKLEQHQGNLTRAAVELAKDWRSDRILRKLEALLAVADSEASLIITGNGDVIQPEDDLIAIGSGGPFAQSAARALLENTDMGARDIVEQGLKIAGDICIYTNHNRTLEELESNV; translated from the coding sequence GTGGAACAGTACCGCGGAACAACTATTCTCTCTGTACGTCGCAATGGCAAAGTTGTGATTGGCGGCGACGGCCAGGTTAGTCTTGGCAATACCATTATGAAGGGCAATGCACGCAAAGTGCGCCGCCTCTACAACGACAAAGTGATCGCCGGTTTTGCCGGCGGCACTGCCGATGCCTTTACCCTGTTTGAGCGCTTTGAAGCCAAGCTGGAACAGCATCAGGGCAACCTCACCCGAGCCGCAGTGGAGCTGGCCAAAGACTGGCGCAGCGACCGTATTCTGCGCAAACTCGAAGCCCTGCTTGCAGTGGCAGACAGTGAAGCCTCGCTGATTATTACCGGCAACGGCGATGTAATTCAGCCCGAAGATGATTTGATCGCCATAGGTTCCGGCGGCCCCTTCGCCCAGTCTGCTGCCCGTGCACTGCTCGAAAACACCGATATGGGTGCCCGAGACATTGTTGAGCAGGGTCTAAAAATCGCCGGTGATATCTGTATCTACACTAATCACAATCGCACTCTTGAAGAGCTCGAGAGTAATGTTTAA
- a CDS encoding glutathione S-transferase family protein — translation MTDLSADISSHQYRIFGAELSPYSVKVRSYFRFKQIPHQWIIRSAATMDEFAKFAKLPIIPLMVSPQLKGSQDSTLIIEQLEAKYPQNSIYPEDITVNFVSTLLEELGDEWGNKWMFHYRWARDIDQLASARRIAQLTQPDANSDQLDKLTEQVRQRMTGRVWFVGSNSETAPQIEASLHLALEQLEVHLESRAYLLGGRPSFGDFSLWGQLYNVWTDPTNCALIEAKMPNLLAWIQRMLFPRIEGDFENWETLKPTLKPFIKAQIGDLFLPWTQANAEAIAQGKETFSVQLKGQTWTQKPQKYHAKSYQVLREKYAALNSHQAINELLQKTGCLGALI, via the coding sequence ATGACTGATCTTTCCGCTGATATTTCAAGCCATCAATACCGTATTTTTGGTGCCGAACTCTCACCTTATTCCGTCAAGGTACGCTCCTACTTCCGCTTTAAGCAGATTCCCCACCAGTGGATTATTCGCAGCGCTGCAACCATGGACGAGTTTGCTAAATTCGCCAAGCTGCCGATTATTCCTTTAATGGTCAGCCCGCAACTGAAAGGCTCTCAGGATTCAACCCTGATTATTGAGCAGCTCGAAGCGAAGTACCCACAAAACAGCATTTACCCAGAGGATATAACAGTCAACTTTGTCTCTACTCTGCTGGAAGAGTTGGGTGATGAGTGGGGCAATAAGTGGATGTTTCATTACCGTTGGGCACGAGATATTGATCAGCTTGCCTCGGCGCGGCGCATTGCCCAGCTGACTCAGCCGGATGCCAACAGCGACCAATTAGATAAGCTAACCGAGCAGGTGCGTCAGCGCATGACTGGTCGAGTGTGGTTTGTCGGCTCTAACTCAGAGACCGCACCGCAGATCGAAGCTTCTTTGCATCTGGCTCTAGAGCAGCTTGAAGTGCATCTTGAATCACGTGCCTACCTGCTTGGCGGACGCCCCTCCTTCGGCGATTTTAGCCTTTGGGGGCAGCTCTACAATGTCTGGACTGATCCCACCAACTGCGCATTGATCGAAGCCAAAATGCCCAACTTACTGGCTTGGATACAGCGCATGTTATTCCCACGTATTGAAGGGGACTTTGAAAATTGGGAGACATTGAAGCCCACACTCAAGCCCTTTATTAAAGCCCAGATTGGCGATCTATTTTTGCCCTGGACTCAGGCCAATGCCGAGGCCATAGCTCAGGGTAAAGAAACATTTTCCGTGCAGCTAAAGGGTCAGACCTGGACGCAAAAACCGCAGAAGTATCACGCCAAGTCCTATCAGGTGCTGCGTGAAAAATATGCCGCACTCAACAGCCATCAGGCAATCAACGAGCTATTGCAAAAAACCGGTTGTCTCGGGGCACTGATTTAA
- a CDS encoding crotonase/enoyl-CoA hydratase family protein codes for MIEYTQAGDIAILNWDDGKVNSLSHATVDRLNELLDRAEKEASAVVIHGRPGLLSAGFNLKEVTAETAAQSPDDTLLPALVNKGAALLLRIFSHPQPVVTACTGHAIAAGGMMLLASDTRIGVHGDFKIALNETAIDMILPAFGIELVKSRLSPRFQTMCAIQSHMFSPETALEAGFFDELVSAEEVLPRAIEHATQLATLPAVYGVNKMMLRQAHADIIRASLN; via the coding sequence ATGATTGAATACACTCAGGCAGGCGACATAGCAATTCTTAACTGGGACGATGGCAAAGTGAACTCTTTGAGTCATGCCACTGTAGACCGACTTAATGAACTCCTGGATCGCGCTGAAAAAGAAGCCTCAGCAGTAGTTATTCACGGTCGTCCAGGCCTGCTTTCAGCCGGTTTTAACCTCAAAGAAGTTACTGCAGAAACCGCTGCCCAATCGCCAGATGACACTCTTTTGCCGGCCCTAGTCAATAAAGGCGCAGCCTTGCTATTAAGAATATTTAGCCATCCCCAGCCAGTAGTCACCGCCTGCACCGGCCATGCCATTGCTGCCGGCGGCATGATGTTGCTGGCCTCAGACACCCGTATTGGCGTCCACGGCGACTTCAAGATTGCCCTCAATGAAACAGCCATTGATATGATCTTGCCGGCCTTTGGTATCGAACTGGTTAAGTCGCGACTGTCGCCGCGCTTTCAAACCATGTGCGCCATTCAATCGCATATGTTCAGCCCAGAAACAGCCCTCGAAGCCGGCTTCTTTGATGAGTTAGTCAGCGCCGAAGAGGTCCTGCCCCGCGCCATTGAACATGCGACTCAGTTAGCCACACTGCCAGCGGTCTATGGCGTCAACAAGATGATGCTGCGTCAAGCGCATGCCGATATCATCAGAGCCAGCCTTAACTAG
- a CDS encoding DUF2459 domain-containing protein — MSDPQLYFFRDGIHTHLVVPSAALLRVLPELAEQLQDTEWARIGWGDYRYYGSAQQTLLLGLRALLLPTRATIAVLGIADINKHRSATSRTYRIDTNLGVIDAVVAFISRHFKVDRSNQLVKVRARDSGEIFFQSRGIYMCINTCNNWTSRGLRIAGLRCLPRFNFLPGQVERSVRRNGYLPLPLFLPPPLEQGN, encoded by the coding sequence ATGTCAGATCCACAACTCTATTTTTTCCGCGATGGCATCCATACCCACTTGGTAGTGCCCAGCGCGGCATTGCTTCGGGTCTTGCCGGAACTGGCTGAGCAGCTGCAGGATACAGAGTGGGCACGAATTGGCTGGGGCGACTACCGCTATTACGGCTCAGCGCAGCAAACTCTGCTTCTCGGTCTCCGCGCACTGTTACTGCCAACCAGAGCCACCATCGCCGTGCTTGGCATTGCCGACATTAACAAACATCGCAGCGCCACTAGCCGCACCTACAGAATCGACACCAATCTTGGGGTGATAGACGCCGTGGTAGCTTTTATATCAAGGCACTTTAAAGTTGATCGATCCAACCAGCTTGTTAAGGTTCGCGCCAGAGACAGTGGTGAAATCTTTTTCCAGTCCCGGGGCATTTATATGTGCATCAACACCTGCAATAACTGGACATCTCGCGGCCTCAGAATAGCCGGACTGCGCTGCCTGCCCCGATTTAATTTTTTACCCGGTCAGGTGGAGCGCTCGGTGCGCCGCAATGGTTACCTGCCGCTGCCACTTTTTTTGCCGCCACCACTAGAGCAGGGTAATTAA